DNA sequence from the Mycobacterium sp. 050128 genome:
ACATGGTGATAATAGGTGATCGCGACACGAGGCCGACGACAACGGTGACGCCGTCAGCGGCGAGCAGGAATGCGGCGATCGGATCGAACCGGCGGGCACGCATGGCTGCGTAGACCACGCGTACTGCTGACACCACAGTGCTGATCAGCAACGCATCGAGTGCGGCTGCGCCGAGGTAGCGGGCCATGTAGTACGAGCCCATACCCAGCAACAGGCTGATGACACCGCGGCGCAGTTCGCCGTAGCCGGGTGCACCCAGGGTTGCTGGGACAGTCACCGGGCTGACAAGTTGTTCAGGACTTGGCTGTACTTGAGATTCAATCTTGTTGTCAATCAAGGGATTCCTTTCGTCGGGATCGGCCCTGAGCTGGGTACGGTGCTAGCAGGAATTCGTCGACGAACCGGGTGAAGGTGTCATCGACATGGTCCTGGTCGTTGGTGGTGAAGAACTCTATGATGAATCCCTGGAATGCGGCGAGGGCGATCCGCGAACGGGTTTCAGCGACATGGCGTGGCATTCCTAACGCTTCGAGTCGTGCTTGGGAATTGCGGGTAAGCAAAGACAGTGTTTCCCAGGTGTATCTGCGGTATGGACTGTCAATGCCGCAGGCGGCGCCGAAGACCTGTAGCACGACGCGCAGATTGTTGTGACGCTCACCGCGTGTGCACTCGTACCAATCCTGAAAGCACCATGCGCGATGTGCGGCAAGGGAAACCGGTAGTTCTAACTCGTTGGTTGCCGGGATGGCGGCGCGTTGCTGTCGGGTTAGCACTTCCAGAATGAGCTGTTCTTTGCTGTCGAAGTAGTAGACCAGCATTCGCGCGCTGGTGCCCATCTGGGTGGCAAGCTCGCGTAGCGACGTATCGACCACGCCGGTACGCGCCAGAATCAGTCCTGCGGTCGCGAGGAGTTCTTCGCGTTTAGCGTGATCGATCGGGCGCGGCATACTTGACTGTAACATATGCTTCATATACGAAGGGGG
Encoded proteins:
- a CDS encoding TetR/AcrR family transcriptional regulator yields the protein MPRPIDHAKREELLATAGLILARTGVVDTSLRELATQMGTSARMLVYYFDSKEQLILEVLTRQQRAAIPATNELELPVSLAAHRAWCFQDWYECTRGERHNNLRVVLQVFGAACGIDSPYRRYTWETLSLLTRNSQARLEALGMPRHVAETRSRIALAAFQGFIIEFFTTNDQDHVDDTFTRFVDEFLLAPYPAQGRSRRKESLD